The sequence CTACTGTCaaagaattaaaagaatttctTGCTAGTGCGGATTTTTTTCGTGATgcagtaaaaaattttacagcACGTGCTACCCCTTTCTTGATTGTGTTAGAATTAACAAGAAAGGAAAGGTAGAACTTGATGAAAATCAACAAGCTGctttttatgatattattaatgcTTTAATTTCATCGGAGCTACTTATGCTACCCGATTTTACAAAAGAATTTCATGTTTATACAGATGCTTCAGAAACTCATATGGGTGCCGTTATTGCACAAATAGATTTTGATTCTATTCTTAAACCTGTGcgttatttttcataaaaattccCTTACGTTAAACAAGCTAAAAGTTCTAATTTACTTGAACTTCAAGCAATGGCTCTTACTTTAATGAGTAACACTGATATCTTATCTACTGCTTCAATTCACCTTTATTGTGATAATGCTACTGCTATTGCTCTGCTCAAAGAATCTGTTGACCCACGTTTTGTACGTTATATTTCATATATTGAAATGTTTAACGTTAAAATTCATAAAATACcaaaagttattaattttgtaGCTAATGAATTATTTCGAAAATCTAAACTTATTGCAgatattttatctaatacACCGGAAGTTTTTGTTTCTGAAACATGTTATCTACTTGATTCGACTTCTATCTTACAGGATCAACAAAAAGCTGGTATTTCATCTAATACCCCTGATACCACGGTTGTTAATGGTATcgttatgaaaattttttataaaaacaaaaagaaaaatgtagTTCCATATCTGTCTCATACTTCTGCTAGTAGGCTTTCTCAATTAATACATTCTGAATATACTCATCcaggtataaaaaaaacttatgaAATAGTTTGCTCTCATTTTTATGCAGATGATCTTAAGAATATTGTCACtaaattagttaaaaattgtGAAATCTGCTTAAAAACAAAGCCCTCCAAACATATTCACCCAGAATATAAGGCTATTAATATCCCTACAAAACCATTCTTTGAAATTTCAATGGATCATTTCCAAGTAGTTGCAAAAACAGATAAAGTTATTATCTTAAATATTGTTGACACTACTTCGCGCATGTGGATCTCTACTAAAAAGTACTTTATTAAGCTTAGTAAAAGATACCTGATAATTATCAGGGATCTAAATGTTTGATACAACaaactaaaatatatcttactaaaatattctttttcttttatatccGAATTATGTTTTGACTAAACTAAAACATAATTCATATTCTCATAATATTACTTAAATGCAATGGAATGAATCTCTACACTACTATAGTCAAAGAAGAATCTTCTGAAGAAGTTCTTCTAGCACTTAAAGAAATCTTTTATACTTATGATTTctcaaaattaataaaagctAATAATTAAACATGTTTTCGCTCGTCTGAAACTATCAACTCACTCAAAAAGCTAGGCACTGAAGCTGTATTCAATACCGCTAAACACCATCAAGGAAATTCAATTGTGGTAAGATCTTTTAGTTCTCTTCGGAAAATGCTTAGATCAGCGTATCTCGAAAATAGTCAAAATCTTTCAGAAACTGATTTTTTGCGTGCTAACATAAAACGTATCgcaattatttataataatacaattcATGATACCACAGGTTCTTCTCTATTTAAACATGTATTTGGTAGATCTGGAAAACCTACTTTAACTGAAAAACTTTTGAATCCAGATTATGTTTTATCATTTGACATAAATGATTTAGTTAAAACTTGGTCAGAGTTAGCTAAAAAAGCTTTTGAAAAACGccaattattaaattttaaattaccaaATGCTGGCATAATGCCATTATGTGATATTCAAATTGGAGATATTGTCGCTAGAAAACAAACTCCTGATTCAAAACTTGCTGCGCTTTACGAACCTAATTTATGTACAAGAAAAATCGAATACCCTTATATCTATGCATGTAAACTTGAATCTACCAAAGGGAGACTTCAAAAGATTCATATAcatgatataaaattaattaaaaggTGTGGTGACATATCATTTCAACTTAGatgacaatttttttatttattgtcaTGTTTTtctcaattttttttctattatcattaattgttttttttatagagaTTAATTGttccaataaaattttactgtCTTTACAAGTGGATTATAAGGTTGCAGaagatgaagaaaaaattgcAATAACAGAAAATGATGTAATCAGTTTGAGAGATttgaaaacaaaattaaaataaaataaaagaaaattttttttaatttttattaaattttttaaaaaattatttatttttttttaatttcttaaaaaattattgttttttttttttaattttttttttcattccctatattttttatgttagaaagagtaaaaaaaattatatatttatatataagataTCCATTGTCATAAACTTTATCATTGAAACGGATTTTgaagaacaaaaaaaaacattgtcaaaaaactttttataaattatgttaataatgaaaaattgtatttatttgattatgAATGCAAGacatttttactatatatatacaattttttaaaattatttttaaacatgtattttatagattccagtttaattatattatagttaagaattttttttataatttattagatataattaataaatttgagttacttaaaaatatcattttaataataaatagacaaaaaagtttgtcattttaacaaaatgtattgaataaaaaattatttttgtatatttttacattcaaagttttataaaaattaggaaaaataattattaagaatttttaaatataaaaaaatcaaaaagttTCAACAAAAAGACTTTTTTGCGAGGAATCGAATCCCGGTCTCGCACGTGACAGGCGCGGATACTCACCACTATACTACGTCAGAAGAGCAGGTGTTTTTCAAAGCAAAGACTTATTCTACGAAGGGGAAAGATGATCAAACATGCAGATTTGGCTGCAATGAAATAGAATCAAACTACCATGTGGTGACATCTTGCAAATACCATTCATACACAAGAAGACACGATATGGTTGTGtacaatatattaaaaagactAAAAGAAAAGTATAAGTTAGATGGTGATTTACAATATGGTAGATCAGTATTTAATGGGAAGAAGGAAAAAATTAGGATCAGATCT comes from Strongyloides ratti genome assembly S_ratti_ED321, scaffold srae_scaffold0000018 and encodes:
- a CDS encoding Ribonuclease H-like domain-containing protein, which encodes MLPDFTKEFHVYTDASETHMGAVIAQIDFDSILKPVPKSSNLLELQAMALTLMSNTDILSTASIHLYCDNATAIALLKESVDPRFVRYISYIEMFNVKIHKIPKVINFVANELFRKSKLIADILSNTPEVFVSETCYLLDSTSILQDQQKAGISSNTPDTTVVNGIVMKIFYKNKKKNVVPYLSHTSASRLSQLIHSEYTHPGIKKTYEIVCSHFYADDLKNIVTKLVKNCEICLKTKPSKHIHPEYKAINIPTKPFFEISMDHFQVVAKTDKVIILNIVDTTSRMWISTKKYFIKLSTEAVFNTAKHHQGNSIVVRSFSSLRKMLRSAYLENSQNLSETDFLRANIKRIAIIYNNTIHDTTGSSLFKHVFGRSGKPTLTEKLLNPDYVLSFDINDLVKTWSELAKKAFEKRQLLNFKLPNAGIMPLCDIQIGDIVARKQTPDSKLAALYEPNLCTRKIEYPYIYACKLESTKGRLQKIHIHDIKLIKRD